The Phyllopteryx taeniolatus isolate TA_2022b chromosome 7, UOR_Ptae_1.2, whole genome shotgun sequence genome has a segment encoding these proteins:
- the LOC133480348 gene encoding homer protein homolog 3-like isoform X1, whose amino-acid sequence MYPLHREREQPIFSARAHVFQIDPATKRNWLPASKHAVTVSFFYDASRNVYRIISVGGTKAIINSTITPNMTFTKTSQKFGQWADSRANTVYGLGFSTEQQLQQFAEQFKEVKEAARLAREKSQERYELANPALNIAAPQLSQELSEDRHSPPLLTVNGPGEEKLFRSKSAEVELTVEKERVKKMLSEGSVCEINLEAELFTLQDSNAKLVAALQEANGSVEQWKQQLAEYQEETDRLREQVAELEAQLGHPAAAAHTDKEELSRSLEELEALLSAKDQEIHSLQSKKTDVGELEREREEAIQRLQDLERRNTELERQIESTEKTLAFSREEQEKAEVEVQHFLEALDVKICDLNDLRQSLANLVDK is encoded by the exons GGAGCAGCCCATCTTCAGCGCCCGAGCTCATGTTTTCCAAATCGACCCGGCTACCAAACGCAACTGGCTGCCGGCCAGCAAGCATGCTGTCACCGTGTCCTTCTTCTATGACGCCAGCCGCAACGTCTACCGCATCATTAGTGTGGGCGGGACTAAA GCTATCATCAACAGCACCATCACCCCGAACATGACGTTCACCAAAACCTCCCAGAAGTTTGGCCAATGGGCTGACAGCCGGGCCAACACCGTTTATGGCCTTGGCTTCTCCACAGAGCAGCAACTGCAGCAG TTTGCAGAACAATTTAAGGAGGTGAAGGAGGCAGCCCGGCTGGCCAGAGAGAAATCCCAGGAGAGGTACGAACTGGCCAATCCTGCTCTCAACATCGCTGCCCCACAG CTGTCTCAG GAGCTGTCGGAGGACCGTCATTCTCCACCACTGCTGACAGTTAACGGGCCAGGAGAGGAAAAGCTGTTTCGCAGTAAAAGTGCAGAAGTGGAGCTTACAGTGGAGAAGGAGAGGGTCAAGAAGATGTTGTCTGAAGG GTCCGTGTGTGAAATCAACCTAGAGGCAGAGCTCTTCACCTTACAGGACAGTAACGCCAAGCTGGTGGCAGCGCTACAGGAAGCCAATGGCAGCGTGGAGCAGTGGAAGCAGCAGTTGGCTGAATACCAGGAGGAGACTGATCGCCTTAGAGAGCAG GTGGCAGAGTTAGAGGCGCAGCTTGGccatcctgctgctgctgctcacaCTGACAAAGAGGAGCTTAGCCGCTCACTGGAAGAGCTGGAAGCCCTGCTTAGTGCCAAAGACCAG GAGATCCATAGTCTACAGAGCAAGAAAACTGATGTGGGGgagctagagagagagagagaagaggccATACAGAGACTCCAG GACCTTGAGAGACGGAACACAGAGCTGGAACGTCAAATTGAGAGCACTGAAAAGACGCTGGCCTTCAGCAGAGAGGAACAGGAGAAGGCGGAAGTCGAGGTCCAGCATTTCCTTGAGGCCCTCGATGTCAAAATTTGCGATCTGAATGACTTAAGACAAAGTCTGGCAAACCTTGTCGATAAGTAG
- the LOC133480348 gene encoding homer protein homolog 3-like isoform X3 produces MGEQPIFSARAHVFQIDPATKRNWLPASKHAVTVSFFYDASRNVYRIISVGGTKAIINSTITPNMTFTKTSQKFGQWADSRANTVYGLGFSTEQQLQQFAEQFKEVKEAARLAREKSQERYELANPALNIAAPQLSQELSEDRHSPPLLTVNGPGEEKLFRSKSAEVELTVEKERVKKMLSEGSVCEINLEAELFTLQDSNAKLVAALQEANGSVEQWKQQLAEYQEETDRLREQVAELEAQLGHPAAAAHTDKEELSRSLEELEALLSAKDQEIHSLQSKKTDVGELEREREEAIQRLQDLERRNTELERQIESTEKTLAFSREEQEKAEVEVQHFLEALDVKICDLNDLRQSLANLVDK; encoded by the exons GGAGCAGCCCATCTTCAGCGCCCGAGCTCATGTTTTCCAAATCGACCCGGCTACCAAACGCAACTGGCTGCCGGCCAGCAAGCATGCTGTCACCGTGTCCTTCTTCTATGACGCCAGCCGCAACGTCTACCGCATCATTAGTGTGGGCGGGACTAAA GCTATCATCAACAGCACCATCACCCCGAACATGACGTTCACCAAAACCTCCCAGAAGTTTGGCCAATGGGCTGACAGCCGGGCCAACACCGTTTATGGCCTTGGCTTCTCCACAGAGCAGCAACTGCAGCAG TTTGCAGAACAATTTAAGGAGGTGAAGGAGGCAGCCCGGCTGGCCAGAGAGAAATCCCAGGAGAGGTACGAACTGGCCAATCCTGCTCTCAACATCGCTGCCCCACAG CTGTCTCAG GAGCTGTCGGAGGACCGTCATTCTCCACCACTGCTGACAGTTAACGGGCCAGGAGAGGAAAAGCTGTTTCGCAGTAAAAGTGCAGAAGTGGAGCTTACAGTGGAGAAGGAGAGGGTCAAGAAGATGTTGTCTGAAGG GTCCGTGTGTGAAATCAACCTAGAGGCAGAGCTCTTCACCTTACAGGACAGTAACGCCAAGCTGGTGGCAGCGCTACAGGAAGCCAATGGCAGCGTGGAGCAGTGGAAGCAGCAGTTGGCTGAATACCAGGAGGAGACTGATCGCCTTAGAGAGCAG GTGGCAGAGTTAGAGGCGCAGCTTGGccatcctgctgctgctgctcacaCTGACAAAGAGGAGCTTAGCCGCTCACTGGAAGAGCTGGAAGCCCTGCTTAGTGCCAAAGACCAG GAGATCCATAGTCTACAGAGCAAGAAAACTGATGTGGGGgagctagagagagagagagaagaggccATACAGAGACTCCAG GACCTTGAGAGACGGAACACAGAGCTGGAACGTCAAATTGAGAGCACTGAAAAGACGCTGGCCTTCAGCAGAGAGGAACAGGAGAAGGCGGAAGTCGAGGTCCAGCATTTCCTTGAGGCCCTCGATGTCAAAATTTGCGATCTGAATGACTTAAGACAAAGTCTGGCAAACCTTGTCGATAAGTAG
- the LOC133480348 gene encoding homer protein homolog 3-like isoform X2 — MYPLHREREQPIFSARAHVFQIDPATKRNWLPASKHAVTVSFFYDASRNVYRIISVGGTKAIINSTITPNMTFTKTSQKFGQWADSRANTVYGLGFSTEQQLQQFAEQFKEVKEAARLAREKSQERYELANPALNIAAPQELSEDRHSPPLLTVNGPGEEKLFRSKSAEVELTVEKERVKKMLSEGSVCEINLEAELFTLQDSNAKLVAALQEANGSVEQWKQQLAEYQEETDRLREQVAELEAQLGHPAAAAHTDKEELSRSLEELEALLSAKDQEIHSLQSKKTDVGELEREREEAIQRLQDLERRNTELERQIESTEKTLAFSREEQEKAEVEVQHFLEALDVKICDLNDLRQSLANLVDK; from the exons GGAGCAGCCCATCTTCAGCGCCCGAGCTCATGTTTTCCAAATCGACCCGGCTACCAAACGCAACTGGCTGCCGGCCAGCAAGCATGCTGTCACCGTGTCCTTCTTCTATGACGCCAGCCGCAACGTCTACCGCATCATTAGTGTGGGCGGGACTAAA GCTATCATCAACAGCACCATCACCCCGAACATGACGTTCACCAAAACCTCCCAGAAGTTTGGCCAATGGGCTGACAGCCGGGCCAACACCGTTTATGGCCTTGGCTTCTCCACAGAGCAGCAACTGCAGCAG TTTGCAGAACAATTTAAGGAGGTGAAGGAGGCAGCCCGGCTGGCCAGAGAGAAATCCCAGGAGAGGTACGAACTGGCCAATCCTGCTCTCAACATCGCTGCCCCACAG GAGCTGTCGGAGGACCGTCATTCTCCACCACTGCTGACAGTTAACGGGCCAGGAGAGGAAAAGCTGTTTCGCAGTAAAAGTGCAGAAGTGGAGCTTACAGTGGAGAAGGAGAGGGTCAAGAAGATGTTGTCTGAAGG GTCCGTGTGTGAAATCAACCTAGAGGCAGAGCTCTTCACCTTACAGGACAGTAACGCCAAGCTGGTGGCAGCGCTACAGGAAGCCAATGGCAGCGTGGAGCAGTGGAAGCAGCAGTTGGCTGAATACCAGGAGGAGACTGATCGCCTTAGAGAGCAG GTGGCAGAGTTAGAGGCGCAGCTTGGccatcctgctgctgctgctcacaCTGACAAAGAGGAGCTTAGCCGCTCACTGGAAGAGCTGGAAGCCCTGCTTAGTGCCAAAGACCAG GAGATCCATAGTCTACAGAGCAAGAAAACTGATGTGGGGgagctagagagagagagagaagaggccATACAGAGACTCCAG GACCTTGAGAGACGGAACACAGAGCTGGAACGTCAAATTGAGAGCACTGAAAAGACGCTGGCCTTCAGCAGAGAGGAACAGGAGAAGGCGGAAGTCGAGGTCCAGCATTTCCTTGAGGCCCTCGATGTCAAAATTTGCGATCTGAATGACTTAAGACAAAGTCTGGCAAACCTTGTCGATAAGTAG
- the LOC133480348 gene encoding homer protein homolog 3-like isoform X4 produces MTFTKTSQKFGQWADSRANTVYGLGFSTEQQLQQFAEQFKEVKEAARLAREKSQERYELANPALNIAAPQLSQELSEDRHSPPLLTVNGPGEEKLFRSKSAEVELTVEKERVKKMLSEGSVCEINLEAELFTLQDSNAKLVAALQEANGSVEQWKQQLAEYQEETDRLREQVAELEAQLGHPAAAAHTDKEELSRSLEELEALLSAKDQEIHSLQSKKTDVGELEREREEAIQRLQDLERRNTELERQIESTEKTLAFSREEQEKAEVEVQHFLEALDVKICDLNDLRQSLANLVDK; encoded by the exons ATGACGTTCACCAAAACCTCCCAGAAGTTTGGCCAATGGGCTGACAGCCGGGCCAACACCGTTTATGGCCTTGGCTTCTCCACAGAGCAGCAACTGCAGCAG TTTGCAGAACAATTTAAGGAGGTGAAGGAGGCAGCCCGGCTGGCCAGAGAGAAATCCCAGGAGAGGTACGAACTGGCCAATCCTGCTCTCAACATCGCTGCCCCACAG CTGTCTCAG GAGCTGTCGGAGGACCGTCATTCTCCACCACTGCTGACAGTTAACGGGCCAGGAGAGGAAAAGCTGTTTCGCAGTAAAAGTGCAGAAGTGGAGCTTACAGTGGAGAAGGAGAGGGTCAAGAAGATGTTGTCTGAAGG GTCCGTGTGTGAAATCAACCTAGAGGCAGAGCTCTTCACCTTACAGGACAGTAACGCCAAGCTGGTGGCAGCGCTACAGGAAGCCAATGGCAGCGTGGAGCAGTGGAAGCAGCAGTTGGCTGAATACCAGGAGGAGACTGATCGCCTTAGAGAGCAG GTGGCAGAGTTAGAGGCGCAGCTTGGccatcctgctgctgctgctcacaCTGACAAAGAGGAGCTTAGCCGCTCACTGGAAGAGCTGGAAGCCCTGCTTAGTGCCAAAGACCAG GAGATCCATAGTCTACAGAGCAAGAAAACTGATGTGGGGgagctagagagagagagagaagaggccATACAGAGACTCCAG GACCTTGAGAGACGGAACACAGAGCTGGAACGTCAAATTGAGAGCACTGAAAAGACGCTGGCCTTCAGCAGAGAGGAACAGGAGAAGGCGGAAGTCGAGGTCCAGCATTTCCTTGAGGCCCTCGATGTCAAAATTTGCGATCTGAATGACTTAAGACAAAGTCTGGCAAACCTTGTCGATAAGTAG